From Trichoplusia ni isolate ovarian cell line Hi5 chromosome 20, tn1, whole genome shotgun sequence, a single genomic window includes:
- the LOC113503952 gene encoding uncharacterized protein LOC113503952, which produces MQSTEMKLDVQKGIERKSKNIINQAPKRKRGESSDEETPSTDSDDESNLDSSSDDSTDDGSTSDDERRTHAPHVNPLQPSKGVKQAIPMIFELKTQQNILVPPPQTPYEAFRWFLPDDLLDTIVRATNDFVARLLNATNDLDKKQFSSWKDLTRNELLIFLGLLLHTGTIKMDNLSDYWKKNNLVNLKVFPMFMSQERFFDLLKSLKFGLEETTSSSHDDSLAGFRSIVHNFNKTMKKIYYPGKQLTVANLRTKTGTRSVDSIVLADSNGIILRYQVHIDNDEVSKDQHILDLLEGFDQGHILYVEKYFSSHKLAAELLNHKTYCTLQLNRSDKDKLLPGTSQIKIRFKNRSIKSKYYLTTEHGREILITSECKEKFMTIMNYNNFMMTEKLKNALSDLPCTNSGASGNLHQILLIQALQIYLNNAYLLLKLYNKNYHMSSFAFRVSVLKCLLPVTEMASTNA; this is translated from the coding sequence atgCAGAGTACAGAAATGAAATTAGATGTTCAAAAAGGTATTGAACGAAagtccaaaaatattataaaccaaGCACCGAAAAGAAAAAGAGGCGAGAGTAGTGACGAGGAGACACCTAGTACCGACTCTGATGATGAAAGTAATTTGGATTCTTCATCCGACGACAGCACCGATGATGGAAGTACCTCGGATGACGAGCGGAGGACACACGCTCCTCATGTGAATCCACTACAACCATCAAAAGGTGTAAAACAAGCGATACCAATGATATTTGAGTTAAAAACACAACAGAACATCCTCGTGCCTCCGCCACAGACACCATACGAAGCTTTCCGATGGTTCCTACCTGATGATCTGTTAGATACAATAGTGAGAGCAACAAATGACTTCGTGGCACGTCTGCTAAATGCCACGAATGATTTAGATAAGAAACAATTTAGTTCTTGGAAAGATTTAACTAGAAATGAACTATTGATATTTTTGGGACTACTCCTGCATACAGGCACAATTAAGATGGATAATCTAAGCGATTAttggaagaaaaataatttggtaaatttaAAGGTTTTCCCAATGTTTATGTCACAAGAACGATTTTTTGATTTGTTGAAATCCCTTAAATTTGGTCTAGAAGAAACAACTTCCTCAAGTCATGATGATAGTTTAGCTGGTTTTCGATCCATCGtccacaattttaataaaacaatgaaaaaaatctattatccAGGAAAACAGCTGACAGTGGctaatttaagaacaaaaacaggTACCAGAAGCGTGGACTCCATAGTACTCGCCGATAGCAATGGTATTATTCTTAGGTATCAAGTGCACATCGACAATGATGAGGTGAGCAAAGATCAACACATTTTAGATTTGTTGGAAGGCTTCGACCAAGGTCATATTTTGTACGTGgagaaatattttagttctcATAAACTAGCTGCGGAATTACTTAATCACAAAACTTACTGCACATTACAACTCAATAGATCAGATAAAGACAAACTGTTGCCTGGCACCTCTCAGATTAAGATTCGCTTCAAAAACCGGTCCATCAAGAGTAAATATTACTTGACTACGGAACATGGTCGCGAAATACTGATCACTTCTGAATGCAAAGAGAAGTTTATGACaattatgaattataataatttcatgatGACCGAAAAGCTGAAGAATGCGCTGTCTGACCTCCCGTGCACCAACAGTGGGGCCTCGGGGAACCTGCACCAGATCCTGCTCATCCAAGCCCTGCAGATATACCTAAACAATGCTTATctacttttaaagttatataataaaaactaccaTATGAGTTCCTTCGCTTTTAGGGTGTCAGTGCTAAAGTGTTTGCTGCCGGTAACTGAAATGGCTTCAACGAATGCGTAG